One Panicum virgatum strain AP13 chromosome 3N, P.virgatum_v5, whole genome shotgun sequence DNA segment encodes these proteins:
- the LOC120664667 gene encoding probable beta-1,4-xylosyltransferase GT43E, with the protein MMSSRRNSGIILREGSVRDWSEFNDPSPSPKLLYSQSYVAMRGLLASVVSLDFFLLSSKLKSAWAGMTSQRHIRSQERSKSRGLNCKRVAVHLLLCFMVGIFIGFMPFFSVDVYKKIVSENERLPFHESVVATEMMDTKVKELETVVVEKEVELIDEPEVGESPPVPAMLDDEADFAESTRALPAIEESKITVKKLLIIVTITSVRPQQAYYLNRLAHVLKAVQAPLLWLVVEWPEQSYETAEILRSSGVMYRHLICRKNTTSVRKIAVCQRNNAIYHVKKHHLDGIMHFADEERSYSADVFEEMQKIRRFGSWPVAIHVRTKYRAVLEGPICKGSRVTGWHTIQTVQKKSMTRRFPIGFSAFAFNSTMLWDPQRWNRPAMDSVIVHSGGRGGLQESRFIEKLVKNERQVEGLPDNCNRVMVWNFNLEPPQLNYPTGWALYKNLEADMPVI; encoded by the exons ATGATGTCCAGTCGAAGGAACAGCGGGATTATCCTACGGGAAGGGTCGGTTAGGGACTGGTCTGAGTTCAATGATCCCTCGCCGTCTCCAAAACTGCTGTATTCACAGTCCTATGTTGCAATGAGGGGGTTGCTGGCCTCAGTGGTATCCTTGGACTTTTTCCTGTTGTCAAGCAAGCTAAAATCTGCATGGGCAGGTATGACGTCCCAGAGGCATATTCGATCGCAGGAGAGATCGAAATCAAGGGGATTGAACTGCAAGAGAGTTGCTGTTCATCTGTTATTGTGTTTCATGGTTGGCATTTTcattggattcatgccattcTTCTCGGTTGATGTTTAtaagaaaattgtctctgaAAATGAGAGGCTTCCATTTCATGAGAGTGTGGTTGCGACGGAGATGATGGATACTAAAGTTAAGGAGTTGGAGACAGTTGTAGTAGAGAAAGAGGTCGAACTGATTGATGAACCAGAAGTTGGAGAGAGCCCTCCAGTTCCtgcaatgttggatgatgagGCAGATTTTGCTGAATCAACACGTGCATTACCTGCTATTGAAGAATCCAAAATCACTGTGAAGAAGCTGCTGATAATCGTGACAATTACTTCTGTTCGGCCACAACAGGCATATTACTTGAATCGGCTCGCCCATGTTTTGAAAGCTGTACAGGCACCTCTTCTGTGGTTAGTGGTGGAATGGCCTGAACAGTCCTATGAAACAGCAGAAATTTTGAGGTCTTCTGGGGTTATGTACAGGCATCTCATATGTAGAAAAAATACTACAAGTGTGCGAAAGATTGCTGTCTGTCAAAGGAATAATGCAATCTATCATGTCAAAAAGCATCACCTGGATGGTATAATGCATTTTGCCGATGAAGAACGGTCATACTCTGCTGATGTATTTGAAGAAATGCAGAAAATCAG ACGCTTTGGCTCATGGCCTGTAGCAATCCATGTCAGAACTAAGTATAGGGCAGTTTTGGAAGGCCCTATTTGTAAAGGTAGCCGAGTCACCGGATGGCACACGATCCAGACAGTTCAGAAGAAGAGTATGACTCGTCGATTCCCAATAGGTTTCTCTGCGTTTGCTTTCAACAGCACAATGTTATGGGACCCTCAGAGATGGAACCGCCCAGCTATGGATTCTGTTATAGTTCACTCAGGTGGAAGAGGTGGTTTGCAG GAATCGAGGTTCATAGAAAAGCTTGTTAAAAATGAGCGCCAAGTAGAGGGTCTTCCAGATAATTGCAACAGGGTTATGGTCTGGAATTTCAACCTGGAACCTCCTCAACTCAACTATCCCACAGGCTGGGCACTGTATAAGAACCTAGAAGCTGACATGCCTGTAATATAG